A genome region from Arachis duranensis cultivar V14167 chromosome 8, aradu.V14167.gnm2.J7QH, whole genome shotgun sequence includes the following:
- the LOC107461200 gene encoding beta-fructofuranosidase, insoluble isoenzyme CWINV3 isoform X2, with the protein MYYKGVYHLFYQHNPTAATFGDGIVWGHSVSYDLINWIHLNNAIEPSEAYDIISCWSGSATILLDGKPVIMYTGIDHNRHQVQNLAMPKNLSDPFLREWVKHTQNPVIIPSEVAEVDNFRDPSTAWHGKDGKWRIIIGAQKGDQGRAILYQSEDFVNWKLEDANPFYATDNTGVCECPDFYPVSINGTNGVDSSVESSSVRHVAKVGYLRMAHDYYFVGKYLSDEERFIADAKFTGTSLDLRYDYGKFYASKSFFDYAKNRRILWGWVNESDSEKDDIEKGWAGVQSIPRQVWLDNKSGNRLVQWPIEEVEKLRSKNISINGEKLRGGSILEVSGITASQADIEVLFEIPELENAESFDLSDVDPQLLCSNAPRSGIIGPFGLLALASKDLREHTAISFRVYKTSNKFVGLMCSDQSRSSLQNGLDKTTYGTFFDVDSNVRTISLRSLIDHSIIESFGEGGRVCISSRVYPKLATGNEAHLYVFNNGTMSILISKLNAWCMKEAEIGHVKNMSYKTC; encoded by the exons ATGTATTACAAAGGAGTTTACCACCTTTTCTACCAACATAACCCTACTGCAGCAACTTTTGGTGATGGAATAGTATGGGGCCATTCAGTGTCCTATGATCTCATCAATTGGATTCACCTAAACAATGCTATTGAACCAAGTGAGGCATATGATATCATTAGTTGTTGGTCTGGTTCAGCCACAATCCTCTTAGATGGAAAACCTGTTATCATGTATACTGGTATTGATCATAACAGGCACCAAGTTCAGAATTTGGCTATGCCAAAGAACTTATCAGACCCTTTTTTAAGGGAGTGGGTGAAACACACTCAGAACCCTGTGATAATTCCTAGTGAGGTTGCTGAAGTGGACAATTTTAGAGATCCATCAACTGCTTGGCATGGAAAGGATGGTAAATGGAGAATAATCATTGGTGCTCAAAAGGGTGATCAGGGGAGGGCAATTTTGTACCAAAGTGAGGATTTTGTTAATTGGAAATTAGAAGATGCTAATCCTTTTTATGCAACAGATAATACTGGAGTATGTGAATGCCCGGATTTTTATCCAGTGTCCATCAATGGGACTAATGGGGTTGATTCATCTGTCGAAAGTTCGAGTGTTAGGCATGTCGCCAAGGTAGGCTACCTCAGAATGGCACATGACTACTATTTTGTAGGAAAATATCTCTCTGATGAAGAGAGGTTTATTGCTGATGCTAAATTTACAGGAACTAGTTTGGACTTGAGGTATGACTATGGTAAATTCTATGCTTCCAAATCATTCTTTGACTATGCTAAAAACAGGAGAATATTGTGGGGTTGGGTAAATGAATCCGACAGCGAAAAAGATGATATTGAGAAAGGCTGGGCTGGTGTACAG TCAATTCCAAGACAAGTTTGGCTTGATAACAAAAGTGGGAACCGATTAGTACAGTGGCCAATCGAAGAAGTCGAAAAACTGCGAAGCAAGAACATCAGTATTAATGGAGAGAAACTCAGAGGTGGATCAATACTTGAAGTATCAGGTATCACTGCATCACAG GCTGATATAGAGGTATTGTTTGAGATTCCTGAACTAGAAAATGCTGAATCCTTTGATCTCAGTGATGTTGATCCTCAACTACTCTGTAGTAATGCTCCAAGGAGTGGCATAATAGGGCCATTTGGTTTATTAGCTTTAGCTTCAAAAGACCTAAGAGAGCATACTGCAATTTCTTTTAGAGTATACAAAACATCCAATAAATTTGTAGGCCTAATGTGCAGTGATCAAAGCAG GTCCTCACTGCAGAATGGCCTTGATAAAACAACATATGGAACTTTCTTTGATGTAGATTCTAATGTCAGAACAATTTCACTTAGAAGCTTG ATTGACCACTCTATTATTGAGAGTTTTGGGGAAGGAGGAAGAGTTTGTATCAGTAGTAGAGTTTATCCAAAGCTAGCTACTGGCAATGAGGCACATCTCTATGTGTTTAACAATGGAACAATGAGTATACTAATCTCAAAATTGAATGCCTGGTGCATGAAGGAAGCTGAGATTGGACACGTGAAAAATATGAGCTATAAAACTTGTTAG
- the LOC107461200 gene encoding beta-fructofuranosidase, insoluble isoenzyme CWINV6 isoform X1, with product MEISATLVLVLLALFTFLQNVANGFDSWPQTNTINPFKYRVPENPPYRTSYHFQPPQNWMNDPNGPMYYKGVYHLFYQHNPTAATFGDGIVWGHSVSYDLINWIHLNNAIEPSEAYDIISCWSGSATILLDGKPVIMYTGIDHNRHQVQNLAMPKNLSDPFLREWVKHTQNPVIIPSEVAEVDNFRDPSTAWHGKDGKWRIIIGAQKGDQGRAILYQSEDFVNWKLEDANPFYATDNTGVCECPDFYPVSINGTNGVDSSVESSSVRHVAKVGYLRMAHDYYFVGKYLSDEERFIADAKFTGTSLDLRYDYGKFYASKSFFDYAKNRRILWGWVNESDSEKDDIEKGWAGVQSIPRQVWLDNKSGNRLVQWPIEEVEKLRSKNISINGEKLRGGSILEVSGITASQADIEVLFEIPELENAESFDLSDVDPQLLCSNAPRSGIIGPFGLLALASKDLREHTAISFRVYKTSNKFVGLMCSDQSRSSLQNGLDKTTYGTFFDVDSNVRTISLRSLIDHSIIESFGEGGRVCISSRVYPKLATGNEAHLYVFNNGTMSILISKLNAWCMKEAEIGHVKNMSYKTC from the exons ATGGAGATATCTGCAACACTAGTATTAGTGTTACTTGccttatttacttttctgcaaaaCGTTGCTAATGGATTTGATTCATGGCCACAAACTAACACTATCAATCCTTTCAAGTACAGGGTACCTGAAAACCCGCCTTATCGAACTTCTTATCACTTTCAGCCTCCACAAAATTGGATGAACG ATCCTAATG GACCAATGTATTACAAAGGAGTTTACCACCTTTTCTACCAACATAACCCTACTGCAGCAACTTTTGGTGATGGAATAGTATGGGGCCATTCAGTGTCCTATGATCTCATCAATTGGATTCACCTAAACAATGCTATTGAACCAAGTGAGGCATATGATATCATTAGTTGTTGGTCTGGTTCAGCCACAATCCTCTTAGATGGAAAACCTGTTATCATGTATACTGGTATTGATCATAACAGGCACCAAGTTCAGAATTTGGCTATGCCAAAGAACTTATCAGACCCTTTTTTAAGGGAGTGGGTGAAACACACTCAGAACCCTGTGATAATTCCTAGTGAGGTTGCTGAAGTGGACAATTTTAGAGATCCATCAACTGCTTGGCATGGAAAGGATGGTAAATGGAGAATAATCATTGGTGCTCAAAAGGGTGATCAGGGGAGGGCAATTTTGTACCAAAGTGAGGATTTTGTTAATTGGAAATTAGAAGATGCTAATCCTTTTTATGCAACAGATAATACTGGAGTATGTGAATGCCCGGATTTTTATCCAGTGTCCATCAATGGGACTAATGGGGTTGATTCATCTGTCGAAAGTTCGAGTGTTAGGCATGTCGCCAAGGTAGGCTACCTCAGAATGGCACATGACTACTATTTTGTAGGAAAATATCTCTCTGATGAAGAGAGGTTTATTGCTGATGCTAAATTTACAGGAACTAGTTTGGACTTGAGGTATGACTATGGTAAATTCTATGCTTCCAAATCATTCTTTGACTATGCTAAAAACAGGAGAATATTGTGGGGTTGGGTAAATGAATCCGACAGCGAAAAAGATGATATTGAGAAAGGCTGGGCTGGTGTACAG TCAATTCCAAGACAAGTTTGGCTTGATAACAAAAGTGGGAACCGATTAGTACAGTGGCCAATCGAAGAAGTCGAAAAACTGCGAAGCAAGAACATCAGTATTAATGGAGAGAAACTCAGAGGTGGATCAATACTTGAAGTATCAGGTATCACTGCATCACAG GCTGATATAGAGGTATTGTTTGAGATTCCTGAACTAGAAAATGCTGAATCCTTTGATCTCAGTGATGTTGATCCTCAACTACTCTGTAGTAATGCTCCAAGGAGTGGCATAATAGGGCCATTTGGTTTATTAGCTTTAGCTTCAAAAGACCTAAGAGAGCATACTGCAATTTCTTTTAGAGTATACAAAACATCCAATAAATTTGTAGGCCTAATGTGCAGTGATCAAAGCAG GTCCTCACTGCAGAATGGCCTTGATAAAACAACATATGGAACTTTCTTTGATGTAGATTCTAATGTCAGAACAATTTCACTTAGAAGCTTG ATTGACCACTCTATTATTGAGAGTTTTGGGGAAGGAGGAAGAGTTTGTATCAGTAGTAGAGTTTATCCAAAGCTAGCTACTGGCAATGAGGCACATCTCTATGTGTTTAACAATGGAACAATGAGTATACTAATCTCAAAATTGAATGCCTGGTGCATGAAGGAAGCTGAGATTGGACACGTGAAAAATATGAGCTATAAAACTTGTTAG
- the LOC107461227 gene encoding probable ADP,ATP carrier protein At5g56450, which translates to MSGEDDDPERARLRLRREQERSSLNSKLVNFHRDLMAGAVMGGVVHTIVAPIERAKLLLQTQESNLAIVSSGRRRFKGMFDCILRTVREEGVLSLWRGNGSSVLRYYPSVALNFSLKDLYRCMLRGGNSHDSTLFSGASANFVAGAAAGCTALILVYPLDIAHTRLAADIGRKDARQFRGIYHFLATIFEKDGIRGIYRGLPASLQGMVVHRGLYFGGFDTIKEILSEEESKPEIALWKRWLVAQAVTTSAGLISYPLDTVRRRMMMQSGMERPVYHSTLDCWRKIYRTEGLASFYRGTVSNVFRSTGAAAILVLYDEVKKFMNWGRL; encoded by the exons ATGAGCGGTGAGGATGATGACCCAGAAAGAGCAAGATTGAGAttaagaagagaacaagaaagatCGTCGTTGAATTCAAAGCTGGTGAACTTTCACCGTGATCTCATGGCTGGGGCGGTGATGGGTGGGGTGGTTCACACCATTGTGGCCCCTATTGAGAGGGCCAAGCTTCTTCTGCAGACGCAAGAGAGCAATTTGGCTATTGTTTCGAGCGGGCGTCGAAGATTCAAgggcatgtttgattgcatactCCGCACTGTTAGAGAAGAAGGCGTTCTCTCTTTGTGGCGTGGTAATGGCAGCAGTGTTCTTCGCTATTATCCTTCCGTTGCACTCAATTTCTCTCTCAAG GATCTATACAGGTGCATGTTAAGAGGTGGAAACTCTCATGACAGTACTCTCTTCTCCGGTGCATCTGCCAATTTTGTCGCTGGTGCTGCGGCCGGTTGTACAGCACTTATCTTAGTCTACCCCCTTGACATTGCACATACCCGCCTTGCTGCTGACATCGGAAGGAAAGATGCACGTCAGTTTCGCGGCATCTACCATTTCCTGGCTACCATATTCGAAAAGGACGGGATCCGGGGGATTTACAGGGGCCTTCCTGCATCCCTACAAGGAATGGTAGTCCACAGGGGCCTTTACTTTGGAGGCTTTGATACAATAAAAGAGATTCTATCCGAAGAAGAATCCAAGCCGGAGATTGCTCTGTGGAAGCGCTGGTTGGTAGCTCAGGCAGTCACAACCTCGGCAGGGTTGATATCTTACCCATTAGACACGGTTCGCAGGAGGATGATGATGCAGTCGGGGATGGAACGGCCGGTGTACCACAGCACCCTGGATTGCTGGAGGAAGATCTATAGGACAGAGGGGTTGGCTTCATTCTACCGCGGCACGGTTTCAAATGTGTTTAGAAGCACAGGTGCTGCAGCTATCTTAGTCTTGTATGATGAGGTTAAGAAATTCATGAATTGGGGGAGATTGTAA
- the LOC107461238 gene encoding protein indeterminate-domain 12 yields the protein MTSASSEISASTSLPIKKKRNLPGHPDPDAEVIALSPKSLLATNRFVCDVCNKGFQRDQNLQLHRRGHNLPWKLKQRSNKEIIRKKVYVCPEPTCVHHDPSRALGDLTGIKKHFCRKHGEKKWKCDRCSKRYAVHSDWKAHSKICGTREYKCDCGTIFSRRDSFIAHRAFCDALAQESTKAITTLLNPSSSVKKELQEVNFRSENGPSWLSYSTSVGGEGSHGRVVHNNNNNNNPTLLFSSPPPSTSPLSTMIHHENPNPNITMLPPNNNALLFEGMASSYSSSSSHNLMSATALLQKASEIGATVSLGKPYLHAHHHHRGHVPESTTTGYGTLSSMATSSSSVSGLLDMDSREEIGTGMMFARHHHGFLASYDSHAKEASLLVHNDMMDGTSTFEEALMRGIMNHPTREDADNNNSNNFDELVSRSAGSRGGGGGVNDETRDFLGIGVFSQRDIFNISGLHHHHLDSSSYGNQNQKQPPWQG from the exons ATGACATCTGCATCAAGTGAGATAAGTGCCTCTACTTCGCTACcaataaagaagaagagaaatctCCCAGGCCACCCAG ACCCTGATGCTGAAGTGATAGCCTTATCACCAAAGAGCCTGTTGGCAACAAACCGGTTCGTTTGTGATGTTTGCAACAAAGGGTTTCAAAGAGACCAGAATCTGCAGCTTCATAGAAGGGGCCACAATCTGCCATGGAAGCTAAAGCAAAGAAGTAACAAAGAGATAATAAGGAAGAAGGTGTACGTTTGTCCAGAGCCAACTTGCGTTCACCATGACCCCTCAAGGGCACTCGGCGACCTCACCGGAATCAAGAAGCACTTCTGCAGAAAGCACGGCGAGAAGAAGTGGAAGTGTGACAGGTGCTCCAAGCGCTACGCCGTTCATTCAGATTGGAAAGCTCACTCCAAAATATGTGGCACCCGAGAGTACAAATGTGACTGCGGAACCATTTTTTCCAG GAGGGATAGTTTCATCGCTCACAGGGCATTCTGTGATGCTCTAGCACAAGAGAGTACGAAAGCAATCACAACCTTGTTGAACCCATCATCATCAGTGAAGAAGGAATTGCAAGAAGTTAATTTCAGATCAGAAAATGGTCCATCATGGTTGTCTTACTCAACGTCGGTAGGAGGAGAAGGAAGCCATGGAAGAGTAGttcataacaataataataataataatccaaCATTATTATTCTCGTCGCCGCCGCCGTCCACGTCGCCGCTCTCTACAATGATCCACCAtgaaaaccctaaccctaatatTACTATGTTGCCACCTAATAATAATGCTTTATTATTTGAAGGCATggcttcttcttattcttcttcttcttctcataaTCTCATGTCTGCTACTGCATTGTTACAAAAGGCATCAGAAATAGGTGCAACGGTGTCGCTGGGTAAACCCTATCTACACGCTCATCATCACCATCGGGGTCACGTGCCTGAAAGCACCACCACGGGGTATGGCACCTTGTCGTCAATGGCCACATCTTCATCATCTGTTTCTGGATTATTGGACATGGATTCACGTGAAGAGATAGGGACAGGGATGATGTTTGCTCGTCATCATCATGGCTTCTTGGCATCTTATGACAGTCACGCAAAAGAAGCTTCTCTTCTTGTTCATAATGATATGATGGATGGTACTAGTACCTTTGAGGAGGCTCTAATGAGAGGAATCATGAATCATCCTACGAGAGAAGATgctgataataataatagtaataacttTGATGAACTTGTTTCAAGATCCGCGGGATCCCGCGGCGGTGGCGGTGGTGTCAACGATGAGACTAGAGATTTTTTGGGGATTGGGGTGTTTTCTCAGAGAGATATTTTCAATATATCtggtcttcatcatcatcatttggATTCTTCTTCGTATGGCAACCAAAATCAAAAGCAACCACCCTGGCAAGGGTAA